The genomic interval TACCATATCTAGTAGAGCCAATATTAACAGAGGAACATACTATATCAGTATTAGCTAGGGATTCAGGTAAGGATTTTATAAGTTTTAAATCGCTATTTGTAAATCCTTTATGTACTAGGGCAGAAAATCCTCCAATAAAATCTACACCAACTTCCTTTGCAGCCTTGTCCATTGCCTTAGCAATATCTAAATAGGAATTACAATTACAAGAAGCAGCTACTATGGATATAGGAGTAACTGAAATTCTTTTATTTATTATAGGGATTCCAAAACGTTTTTCTATGTCTTCACCAGTTTTAACTAGATTTTCAGCAGTTTTTGTTATTTTGTCATATATTTTTTCACTTAAAACTTTAACATCTTCACAAGCACAATCCATTAAAGATAATCCTAAAGTTATAGTTCTTACATCTAAGTTTTGTTCTTTAATCATACTTATAGTTTCTAAAATCTCATTATTCTTTAACATACCATCAAACTCCTAATTAAATTCTATGCATTGAATTAAATATATCTTCATGTTGAACGGATATATCTAGTGAATTTTTTAAAGAAAACTCTTTGAAAATTTCTTTTAGAGAAGAAATATCCTTAGTTGAATTTGATATATCTGTTAGCATTATCATAGTAAAATAACCATCCATAATTGTTTGACTTATGTTTAATATATTTACATTATTGTCATTCAATATACCAGATACACCATGGATTATTCCAACCTTATCTTTTCCAACAACGGTAATAACAGCATTCATATAAAAACCTCCCAATATATATATAAATTATTTATAAACAATTATACATCAAATAATACTTAATTTGTTTAATTTTGGATGAGTTCTTAAATAAATTTAGTTAAATAGGAGGAGGATTTAATTAAGTACCATTTTATAAAGACAAAAAGAGATAAAATTGTTATAATAACAAAAGAGTTTTATATAGTGAGGTGATTAGAATGAGTGGTGTAGCAGGAGAAGGATGCGAGATTTTAGTACCATTTAATGAGAGAAGACCTTTAGCTGAGATAGAGAGAAGTTTAGTTAAAACATATAGAAAACAAGTTTGGTCAAAATTTATAAAAGCTATAAAGGATTATAAATTAGTAGAAGAAGGGGATAAGATAGCTATTGCTATTTCTGGAGGAAAAGATTCTTTAATAATGGCAAAGCTTTTTCAAGAGTTAAAAAAACATGGTCAAATAAACTTTGAACTTGTATTTTTAGCTATGGATCCAGGATATCATCCTCAAATCAGAGAGTTACTTGAGGATAATTGCAAATATTTAGATATACCAGTACATATTTATGATTCAGGAATATTCCAAGTTGTAGACAAAATAGCTAAGGATTATCCATGTTATATGTGTGCAAGAATGAGAAGAGGATCATTATATGGTAAGGCAAAGGAACTTGGATGTAATAAGTTAGCTTTAGGACATCACTTTAATGATGTTATAGAAACAACAATGCTTAATGTTTTATATGCAGGTAACTTTAAAACCATGTTACCAAAATTAAAAGCTGCTAATTTTGATGGAATAGAGCTTATAAGACCTCTATATTATATAGAAGAAAAATATATAAAAAGATGGATTCAAAGAGCTGGAATATGGCCATTAAACTGTGCATGTATGGTAGCTGCTAAAAAAATAGGTAATAAGCGTTTTGAAATTAAAGATATGATTGAAGAGTTTAAAGAAAAGTTTGATGGAGTAGATAAATCAATATTTAGAGCAGCACAAAATGTAAGTGTAGATTCTATTTTAGGATGGGATATTGATGGAGAACATTATTCTTATTTAGACTTTTATGATGAAGAATCCTTATTAAATTCAACGGCTGAGTTAAAGCAAAAAGGATTAGTAAATGAAGCTGTTGCCTATGAAAGACAAAACATAGCTAGAAATCTTATAGGACTATTAGATGATGAAGTAATAGCTGAGAAAACAGGATTATCTTTAAAAGAAATAAAAAGTATGCAAATAGATAATTAAAAAATGGGATGTATTAAGACAAAAAGATAAAACTTATAAATGAGTTTTTACAATTATTAAATTTATAATTGTAAAATTGTAATAGGTTATATTATAAAGCTACTTTAGATAATATATTTATAATATTTATAAGTTTTATAGTAGATTTTGTCTTTATACACCCTTTTTATTTTGTATTTACTAAATAGGAATAATAAGGATTAAAAGTGGTTATATGTTATAATATTATATATTGACTTGGTAATATTAAGTAAGGAAAGAATGGTGGTATTTATGACCATGCAAGATATTTTGTATTATATACATACATATGGGTTAATTGTATTATTTTTAATAGTTGTAGGTGAATATTGCGTACCTGCAATGCCTACAGGTATAGTAATGCCAGCGGCTGGCATAATTGCAGGACAAGCTCATAAGGGAATAATAAAAGTAATGCTAATATCCTTAATTGCAGGTCTGGTAGGAAGTATAATATTATATTTTTTAGGTTATTTTGTAGGATCAACACTTTTAGAAAAGCTTAAAATTAAACATCCTAAAATAGAAGATAAGCTTGAAAAAACAGAAAAAATACTAGAAAAGCATAGTTTTTTAGGGATATTCATATGTAGATTAATACCTATTATTAGAACCTATGTATCCTTAATATGTGGCACTGTAAAGGTTAATTTTTTTAAGTTTATTATTTTTTCTATACCAGGTATATTTTGCTGGAACTTTACAGGCATTGTAGTTGGATATTTCTTTGGAGGAAAGATAAGATTTTAGTTTGTGATTTTGATTTTGTGTATTGAATTTTATTTAGATTTTAGGGGAAAATATTAAATTAAGGGGTTATATGAAAGGAGAAAGAGAAAGTTTTATGGACATAGATGCTGTGCTAAATTATTTTGCAACTTATGGTTTAACCTTGTTATTTGTAATAGTATTTTTAGAATATTTAAATCTACCAGGACTACCAGCTGGAATAATAATGCCTGCTGCGGGGATATTAGCTTCTAGAAATAATCAAAGTATAGTTCTTGTGGTTTTTATATCAGTTGTGGCTGGAGTTTTAGGAAGTATAGTACTATATTTAATAGGATATTATGGAGGGGCAATACTCTTAGATAAATTAGGATTGAAGTTTCCTAAGGTTCAGCCAACCATAAGAAAAAGCAGTACTATTTTAAAGGAAAAAGGACTTTTTGGAGTTTTTCTTTGTAGACTATTGCCTGTTTTAAGAACCATAGTTTCTATTATAGCAGGTTCAGTAAGAATGAATTTCTTTAAGTTTTTAATCTATTCTACTCCAGGAATATTCTTGTGGAATTTAGGTTTTATATTTACAGGATATTTCTTTGGAGATGTATTTTTAAAATAAAAATTAGTATGTAAATAAAAATGGCTGTATTAAAATAATAAGTTAAACTAAAATTTATTAATTAATCTTAGAAAATTAAATAATATATTTAAGTTTTGATTATTTTAATACAGCCAATTAAATTTTATATGAAAAATAATAAGTCTAAAAGGAAAATCCTTTTTAAAATAAGAGGAAAATTATTAGTTATTTTCTAATATCTTACATAAGAAAGAAGTTAGCTAAGGTTGAATTAGGATTTTCTTTTAAAATTTCTTTAGCAAGATTAGAACAAATCTCATAAGTTAATAGAGGTTTCTCTAAGGTTCCAAATAATAAAAGCCATTCCATATATTTTGTGGAATTTTCTAACTGAAAGGCTTTTTTTCCATGATAAAAAGCTAATTCTTCATAATATAAGGGTGTCATTACTATAAATAAATAGTAGGATATAAGATAATTGCAGTAAGCAAGTTCCTTTCTTTTTGTCTTTTCTATAGAAGTAAGTTTATTATAAAGATAAAAATAAAAATTATTTTGAGTGTGAAAATCCTTTGTTTTAAGTAAGATTAAATGTTCTTCTGTTATGTCAAAAATACTACATTTATTTAACTCTAAATTCAATAAGTCATTTAATGTTTCCATAATATATCTCCTTATAGTGTAATATATAAGTATAACATACTACATAAGATTTCTTATGTAAACAATTTAGAGTTTAAGCTTTTTGAAATACTTTGTTGTAATATATAAATATAGAGTTTTTAGGGGAGTTTAGGCGAGTTTTTTAAATTAAATATGGAAAGGAGGGAATGTAAAAGAATATAATAGATGAGAATTTTAAAATAATATAAATAGCTAATTTAAGGAAGTGATAATATGGTTTTAATATATTTCTTAGTGGCTCTATTATCAACAATTTGTGGATCAATGGCTGGACTTGGTGGAGGAGTAATAATAAAGCCAGTTTTAGATTTCTTAGGAGACTACAATATAGAAACTATTGGAGTTTTATCAGCATGTACTATTTTTTCTATGGCCTTAGTTTCGGTAATCAAACAATTATCTTATAAAAGTAAGATTGATATAAAAAATACTGGGTTATTAGGTATTGGTTCTGTAATTGGGGGATTATTAGGACAAAAGTTATTAACTTTTATATTAAAAATTGTTCAAGGAAGAATCGTATCTTTAGTGCAAAGTGGAATTTTAGCATTGTTATTAATATTTGTTTATATATACATGAATAATAAAGAAAAGTTTAAGAGTTACAAAATTGATAACTTTATTTTAAGCACTATAATTGGGATATTTTTAGGATTAATAGCAGCCTTTCTAGGTATTGGGGGAGGACCAATAAATGTTGCCTTTTTAACAATATTCTTTTCCATGGAAGCTAAGAATGCTGCTAGAGATTCTGTCCTTATAATACTATTTTCTCAAGCATCTAAACTTTTAACTATTGCTTTTGGAACTGGCTTTTCTGGGTATGATCTATCCATGCTTCCATATATGATATTTGGAGGTGTTTTAGGAGGTTTTATAGGGGCAAAATTTAATAGAATCTTTAGTAATGAAATAATATTAAGAGTTTTTAATACTATAACAATTTTAATTATAGGACTAAATATATATAATTTTATAACTGCTATTTAATAAAAACTTTTTAATTTAGGCATAGATGAAATATATATGTAAATAAAATGTGATATAATAATTGAAAAGAATATATTCTCAACAAAGTGAGGGTGATAAAAACATGGGAAGAACTAACATAAGTTACGGAGCTAAGGATATTTTATATAAGCTTATGGGACAACTTTATAAAGGAAAACCACTAGAAATTTTAGGCGTTAATGATATGCCTAAAATAATGGACAGGCTACCAAGAAACTTTTTTGAAAATGAAGTTTCAGAGGTAGGGCCTAATGAAATATTTATTTTAGAAGATGGCTCTATTTTACTTTTTGGATATGAGGATGAAAAAAATATAGATGAAAATATGTTTATATACTTAGAGGTGGCTGTTAAGGTTATAAAGAGATATTATAAGCATAGAGGAGCCTTTCCAAAGGTTAGAATGGCTATAATTTATAATTCAAGTGTTAAGGAAGCTAGAAACACATTAAGTTTTGGAGATATACTTATTTGTTCAGAAAGCATATTTATGAATAAGCTAACTGCGGAGAAAGTTTTAAAAGAGTTAAAGGAGAAGGTTTTAGAAGATAATTTAACTCAAGCTGATAAGATAAAATTCATAATGTTGCCACTTATGAAGAGTGAGCATGATGATAGCAATATTTTAAGAGATTGTGTTCAGTTAGCAAAATCAATAAAATCTGAAAGAGATGAGGCAATTATATTAAATGGAATAATTGAATCTACAGATAAGTTTATTAGTGAAGAAGAAGCAAGAGAACTTAAGGAGTTGTTAGAAATGACTAAGATTGAGAGATTATATAATGAAGAAAGAGATTTAGCTGTTAAAAATGCAAGAAAAGAAGAGCAATTAAGAATAGCAAAAAGCCTTGCAGGCATATTATCACCTGAGTTAATATCAGAAAAGCTAGGTATAACAATAGAGGAAATTTACGAGCTTCAAAATGCAGAAGGCTAAAGAGAATAGAAAAATTTACTTTTAATAAAAAGCTTTGGATGAGAATAATTTTTAGAGATGAAAGTTATTTTCCACCAAAGCTTATTTTAGTATTTTAAATAATATATTTAAAATATGAACATCATAAAGAAGATATTCATAAAAATGAAAAATGTGCTATAATTAAAATCATTATAGATTTTTTAAAGGAGAGAAGTTAAAGAATGGAACTTTTAGTTTATGTTAAAGGAAGAAGGGATCCTTTTACTTATAGTGGTGATAGAATAGATGTTTTAGATTTTGAAATGAATGGGATAAAGTATAAGCAAATAAGATATTTTAGAAAAGGTTTTTCCAAATCAGAACTTATAGAAAGTGAATTAATAACTAGAATGAGAGAAAACAAGTAGATTAATTTTGCCATGAATAAAATAAGCCTTTACTCATAAAATAAAACTGATTTAAGATGAGGAGGTGAGATTTATGGCAAAGAAAGATCAACAATCTTCTTGGAATTCAAAAAGATTTAAAGCACCTAAAAAGAATAATGAAGAACCAGTGCCAGAAATTCAAGGAAAAAAATAGATATATATTGAAAAAATAATGAATAAGTGGCAAAATAAAACATAGAAAATTTATTATATGGAGGTGCAGGGGTGAAAAAATTAAATAAGTTTTTATCATTAGGTCTAATGGTATTATTTTCATTAAGTATATTAGTAGGATGTAATACTTCTAAGAAAGAAGAAGCTAAGGCACCAGAAGAAAAAACATCCATAGAAATAGTAGTACCAGATGGACTTCCAGCTATTAGTATAGTTAAAATGATAAAAGAAAAACCAGAAATAATAAAAGGCTTAGATATAAATTATTCAATAGTAAAGGGATCAGATGCTTTAGTTTCTAAGGTGTTAAAAGGAGAGGGAGATATATGTATAGTTCCTTCAAATGTAGCTGCTATTGCATATAACAAGGAAGCTAAATATAAACTTGCAGGAACAGTAGGTTTTGGTTCATTATATGTTATAAGCAGTGATGATTCTGTTAATAGCTTAGAAGATCTTAAAGGAAAAGATGTTTACAATGTTGGTCAAGGATTGACTCCAGATTTAATATTTAAGATATTACTTCAAAATGATGGAATAAATCCTGAAAAAGATTTAACATTAAGTTATGTAAATGCAGCTTCAGAATTAGCTCCTTTATTTATAGAGGGAAAAGCTAAATATGCAGTTGTTCCAGAACCTATGTTAACTAAAATAATGACAAAGAAACCAGAAACAAAAATAGTAGCATCATTAAATGAACAGTGGAAAAAAATGAGTGATTCAAAAATGGGATATCCTCAGTCTAGTGTTATAGTTAAAGAGGACCTAGCAAAAAATAATTCAGAGGCTGTTCAAAAGATCTTAAAGGAAATAGATAATAGTACTAAGTGGGCAAATGAAAATAAAGAAGAAGCAGGTGCCTTTGCAGAAGAAGTTGGCATAACAGGCAAAAAAGAAATAATAGCTAAATCTCTAGAAAGAGCAAATTTAAATTACGTAAGTGCTTTAGATAGTGAAAGTGAATATATTAAATATTATGACAAGATTTACAGCTTAGAGCCTAAAGCTATAGGAGGTAAAAAGATAAATGAAGAAATTTTCTTACAAAAATAAGAAATTAATATTTTTATCTTCAGTGATACTTTTTATTTTATGGCAATTAGCTAGTATGATTATAGGGAGTGAGGTAATATTACCTTCTCCCTATTTAACGTTTAAGGGGTTAATTGAAGTAATAAAATCAAATGATTTTTTCAAAATAATAATAAGTACTTTAGGAAGAACTTTCATAAGTTTTACCTTAGCCTTAGTTATTGCTTTATTTTTAGGTGTGTTTAGTGCTTTTAATAAATATGTTTATAATTTTATGATACCTATATTAAATGTAATGAGATCTTTACCAACAATAGGCTTTATAATACTTGCTTTAATTTGGTTAAGTCAAGGCATAGCTCCTATATTAGTTGGGTTTGTAATGAGTTTTCCTATATTTTATGATGCCATAATAGGAGCTATATTAAATATAGACAAAAATATACTAGAGATGGCTAAGGTTTATGAGATTGGTATGGGTAATTTAATAAAGAATATATATTTGCCAAGCATAAGTTTTGCCATATGTAGAATAATGGTTTCAACCTTTTCCCTAACTATGAAGTTAGTAGTTGGAGGAGAAGTTATTGGACAACCTAAATATGGTATAGGAACGGCACTTTTTGTGGAAAAGAATTATTTAAATACTAATATGGTATTTGCATGGATAATAGTAGTAATTATTATAGGAATAATTTTTTCTTTAATACAAAAAACTATTGATGGTAGAGTTTTTAGGTGGATGAAATAAAATGAGTATTAAATTAATAAATATAGAAAAGAATTTTGGAAGTAAAAAAATATATGATAAATTTTCTTTAACCTTTGAAGAGGGAAAAATAAACTGTATTTTAGGGAAATCTGGGTGTGGAAAAAGCACTTTATTAAATATAATAGCTAATCTTGAAGAGATTAACTCAGGCGAAATTATAGGAGTTCCTAAAAAAATAGCCTATGTGTTTCAAGAGGATAGGCTTATTGAATGGAATAGTATATACACTAACATGGAACTTCCCTTATTAAAAACTTACGCAAAGGATGAAAGAAAAGAAAAAATTAAAAATATCCTAAGAGAAGTTGAACTAGGGGATTGTATGAACTCATATCCTAAAGAGTTAAGTGGAGGTATGAGGCAAAGAGCAAATATAGCTAGGGCACTTCTTTATAATGGAGAACTCCTTTTAATGGATGAACCCTTTAAATCCTTAGATAAAAGTAGCAAAGAAGATATTATTGAGATATTTAAAAAAAATCATTTAGAAAAAAATAATACAGTTATAATGGTTACCCATGACATAAATGAGGCCTTAAGCTTAGGAGATAATATATTTTTATTAGGTGGTAACCCAGTTAGTTTAATGGATAAATTTAAAGATGTACAAAAATCAAAAGAAAAAAATAATATAGAAGATAAAATTCTACTTATTTTAAAAGAATAAGATTATAAAGGAGGGGTACAATGAGCAAAAAATTAGATTTACTACAGGATAAAGAAAGTACATTATTAAGAAAATATATGATACCTTCAGTTGCAGGAATGTTAGGCTTATCAGTGTGTATATTATTTGACACCATGTTTATAGGTCATAAAATCGGAGAATTAGGCTTAGCTGCACTAAATATAGCCTTGCCAATATATAATTTATATAGTGCCATAGGGCTTACTATTGGAGTTGGAGGAGCAACAGCCCTATCCGTAGCTATGGGGCAAAAAAAATTCCATAGGGTAAATAGAATATTTACTTCGGCAGTATTTGCAACTATCATATTTTGTATAATAATAAGTTTATTAGAAGTTTTCTTTTTAGATAAAATAGTTTATATGCTTGGAGCTTCAGAAGCAACCTTTCCTTTAGCTAAAGAATATTTAAAGATTATTTTAGCCTTTAATCCTGCTTTTATTTTTGCATCTGCATTTATTGTTTTTGTTAGAAATGATAGAGAGCCTAAATTAGCTATGTATGCAGTAATAGGATCAAATACAACTAATATAGTACTAGACTATGTATTTATATATATATTTAATCTAGGAATGTTTGGAGCAGCTTTAGCAACATCTATAGGGCAATTGGTAGCCTTAGGAGTTTTATCAATACATTTTATAAAGAAAAATAATACCATGCATATAGAACTTGGAGGAATAAATTTAGATAATATAGGAAAGGTACTTAAAAATGGAGTGCCTAGTTTCTTAAATGAAATATCAGCAGGCTTTGTCATATTTATTTTTAATATTGTAATATATAAATTTGAAGGAGACTTAGGAGTTTCAGCCTATGGAATAATTACAAACATAGTTTTAATATTCATGGCAGTCTTTAATGGAGTATCCCAAGGGGTTCAACCTTTAATAAGCGTAAATTTTGGAGCTAAAAAGGAAGAACGTGTTAAAGAATTCTTAAGGTTAACAAGAATAATAGTACTAATTTTAGGTGTAGGTTTTCTAGGTATGGGACTATTATTACCAAATCAAATGATAGGACTATTTACAAGTGATAGGGGAAGATTATTAAGTATAACTAGACAGGGAATATATCTATACTTTATAGCATTCTTATTTAATGGAAGCAACATACTTAACATAGCTTATTTACAAGCAGTTGAAAAATCAAAGGAATCATCTCTTTTATCAACACTTAGAGGATTAGTATTTGTTATTATATTTATAATAGTCTTACCAAGAATTATAGGGGTTTATGGAGTATGGCTAACAATTCCAATAACTGAGTTAAGTACACTTTTATTATTTTTAATATTTGAAATAAAAAGTAAAAGAAAAAATATATAAAACAATAAAAACCGTTGATTATCAACGGTTTTTATTGTAAATGCAAAGAAGTAAATATAGTATAGTAAGAGTTATAGTGATTTTTTAAACAGGAGGTTAAGTTAGTATAATTAACCTAATAACATACTATGCAGATTTATTAAAATGTGATAATAAATTAAATAAAAATATGATAATAAATTAAATAAAAAATTGTAGAAGTTAAATAAGTTGTATATAATAATATTAAAGCACTTTTTAAAGGAGAGATTTTTTTAATGGACATTGGTAATTATAGAGAGATGGATCCATATATGTTACTTAGTATTATAAATTTAAAATTAAGAGATTACTATAGTGATATAGAAAGTTTGTGTGATGATTTAGGAATTGAAAAAGATATTATTGGACAAAGACTTAAAGACTGTGGATACATATATAATAGAGAAAACAATCAGTTTGTTGCTGAATAATTATAATTTATGTTTTTTAAAATAGGGAGGATTAATTAAATGAACTTAAGAAAAGAACCATATTTATTGGTATTTGGAGCTTCTGTAGTGGATGTGTTTGGATTTAGTAAGGCCAGTTATAGACCCTATAACTCAACACCAGGTCATGTAAAGATATCTTTTGGGGGCGTTTGTAGAAACATTGCTGAAAATATGGCAAGAGTAGGCGTAAATACTAATTTTATGTCCATATTAGGTAATGATGAGCATGGAAAGAGTATAGTAGAGCACTCAAAGAAAATAGGATATCATATGGACGATTCTATGGTAATAGAAGGTGGAAGCACTCCAACTTACTTAGCTATTTTAGATGAAAATGGTGAAATGGTTTCTGCTATTGCAGATATGAAAAGTATAGGAGCTATGAATACTGATTTCATAGATTCTAAAAGAGAAATCTTTGAGAATGCTGAATATACAGTTTTAGATTCTGATAATCCAGAAATAATGGAATATTTATTAAAGAACTTTAAGGATAAAACTAACTTTATCTTAGATCCAGTATCAGCAGAAAAAGCAAGCTGGGTAAAACATCTTATAAAGGATTTCCATACAATAAAACCTAATAGACATGAAGCAGAAATATTAGCAGGTTTCCCTATAACAGATACAGATGACTTAATAAAGGCAAGTAATTATTTCTTAGGTTTAGGAATTAAAAAGGTATTTATAAGTTTAGATGCTGACGGTATATTCTATAATGACGGTGTATCTTGCGGTAAAATAAAGGCAACAGAAGTTGATGTTAAAAATGTTACAGGAGCAGGGGACTCTTTTGTAGCTGGATTAGGATACGGATATATGAATAAAATGCCTATAGAGGATATTGTTAAATTTGCTATGACTATGTCTAATATAACAATATCACATGAGGAAACAATTCATCCAGACATGGCTTTAGATACTGTTTTAGCTAAATTAGAGAAAACAACTTGGGAAGAAGAAAAATACGATTTAAATAAATAGAATAAAATATTTTGTATTTTCTTGTAGGCTTAAACTTTAATCCTACATAAATATATAAATGTGGTGAGGTGAGATTATGAGTAAAAAAATAAAAAAAGGAAAACTTGCTCTATTAGCCCTAGCAGGAAGTGCTTTTGTAGCATCACTGTTATATGATAAAAACCAAAAAAATAAAAAAGATATGGAAAACTTAGAATTAGAGTTACAAAATATAGAATCTGAAGAATAGAAAATGAAAAAGACACTAGTAATTACTAGTGTCTTTTATTTTAAATTAAAGAATTTGCTTTTTCTAAAGCTTCATCAAAATTTGTAGCAAAGTGATCTTCACCTAAAGTATCTATAAATCCCATAAGTCTCATAACTTTTTTTGGCTGTTCTTGTAATTCAGATATTATTAAAGTCATATTACGAGACTTACAACTTAGAGCTATATTTTTTATTTGTTTATATCCTGTAACATCTAAAGTCTTAGTATGTCTCATTCTTAAAACAAGAACCTTTGCATCATCATTTATTTCCTTCATTGTATTCATAAATGTATCTACAGCACCAAAGAAAAGGTGACCTCTTATATCATAGACTAAGACATTTTCTCCAACCTTAAGATTTTCCATATCAGTATCTATATTAGATTTATCAGAACAGTCACTTTCATTTAATTCATTTACTTCTATAGAAGTAGCAACTCTTCTCATAAATAAGCACATAGAAACTACCATTCCTATTCCTA from Clostridium perfringens carries:
- a CDS encoding sulfite exporter TauE/SafE family protein; this encodes MVLIYFLVALLSTICGSMAGLGGGVIIKPVLDFLGDYNIETIGVLSACTIFSMALVSVIKQLSYKSKIDIKNTGLLGIGSVIGGLLGQKLLTFILKIVQGRIVSLVQSGILALLLIFVYIYMNNKEKFKSYKIDNFILSTIIGIFLGLIAAFLGIGGGPINVAFLTIFFSMEAKNAARDSVLIILFSQASKLLTIAFGTGFSGYDLSMLPYMIFGGVLGGFIGAKFNRIFSNEIILRVFNTITILIIGLNIYNFITAI
- a CDS encoding ABC transporter ATP-binding protein yields the protein MSIKLINIEKNFGSKKIYDKFSLTFEEGKINCILGKSGCGKSTLLNIIANLEEINSGEIIGVPKKIAYVFQEDRLIEWNSIYTNMELPLLKTYAKDERKEKIKNILREVELGDCMNSYPKELSGGMRQRANIARALLYNGELLLMDEPFKSLDKSSKEDIIEIFKKNHLEKNNTVIMVTHDINEALSLGDNIFLLGGNPVSLMDKFKDVQKSKEKNNIEDKILLILKE
- a CDS encoding MATE family efflux transporter, encoding MSKKLDLLQDKESTLLRKYMIPSVAGMLGLSVCILFDTMFIGHKIGELGLAALNIALPIYNLYSAIGLTIGVGGATALSVAMGQKKFHRVNRIFTSAVFATIIFCIIISLLEVFFLDKIVYMLGASEATFPLAKEYLKIILAFNPAFIFASAFIVFVRNDREPKLAMYAVIGSNTTNIVLDYVFIYIFNLGMFGAALATSIGQLVALGVLSIHFIKKNNTMHIELGGINLDNIGKVLKNGVPSFLNEISAGFVIFIFNIVIYKFEGDLGVSAYGIITNIVLIFMAVFNGVSQGVQPLISVNFGAKKEERVKEFLRLTRIIVLILGVGFLGMGLLLPNQMIGLFTSDRGRLLSITRQGIYLYFIAFLFNGSNILNIAYLQAVEKSKESSLLSTLRGLVFVIIFIIVLPRIIGVYGVWLTIPITELSTLLLFLIFEIKSKRKNI
- a CDS encoding DedA family protein; this translates as MKGERESFMDIDAVLNYFATYGLTLLFVIVFLEYLNLPGLPAGIIMPAAGILASRNNQSIVLVVFISVVAGVLGSIVLYLIGYYGGAILLDKLGLKFPKVQPTIRKSSTILKEKGLFGVFLCRLLPVLRTIVSIIAGSVRMNFFKFLIYSTPGIFLWNLGFIFTGYFFGDVFLK
- a CDS encoding carbohydrate kinase family protein; translated protein: MNLRKEPYLLVFGASVVDVFGFSKASYRPYNSTPGHVKISFGGVCRNIAENMARVGVNTNFMSILGNDEHGKSIVEHSKKIGYHMDDSMVIEGGSTPTYLAILDENGEMVSAIADMKSIGAMNTDFIDSKREIFENAEYTVLDSDNPEIMEYLLKNFKDKTNFILDPVSAEKASWVKHLIKDFHTIKPNRHEAEILAGFPITDTDDLIKASNYFLGLGIKKVFISLDADGIFYNDGVSCGKIKATEVDVKNVTGAGDSFVAGLGYGYMNKMPIEDIVKFAMTMSNITISHEETIHPDMALDTVLAKLEKTTWEEEKYDLNK
- a CDS encoding ABC transporter permease, yielding MKKFSYKNKKLIFLSSVILFILWQLASMIIGSEVILPSPYLTFKGLIEVIKSNDFFKIIISTLGRTFISFTLALVIALFLGVFSAFNKYVYNFMIPILNVMRSLPTIGFIILALIWLSQGIAPILVGFVMSFPIFYDAIIGAILNIDKNILEMAKVYEIGMGNLIKNIYLPSISFAICRIMVSTFSLTMKLVVGGEVIGQPKYGIGTALFVEKNYLNTNMVFAWIIVVIIIGIIFSLIQKTIDGRVFRWMK
- a CDS encoding DedA family protein, with product MQDILYYIHTYGLIVLFLIVVGEYCVPAMPTGIVMPAAGIIAGQAHKGIIKVMLISLIAGLVGSIILYFLGYFVGSTLLEKLKIKHPKIEDKLEKTEKILEKHSFLGIFICRLIPIIRTYVSLICGTVKVNFFKFIIFSIPGIFCWNFTGIVVGYFFGGKIRF
- a CDS encoding ACT domain-containing protein, with protein sequence MNAVITVVGKDKVGIIHGVSGILNDNNVNILNISQTIMDGYFTMIMLTDISNSTKDISSLKEIFKEFSLKNSLDISVQHEDIFNSMHRI
- a CDS encoding ABC transporter substrate-binding protein; amino-acid sequence: MKKLNKFLSLGLMVLFSLSILVGCNTSKKEEAKAPEEKTSIEIVVPDGLPAISIVKMIKEKPEIIKGLDINYSIVKGSDALVSKVLKGEGDICIVPSNVAAIAYNKEAKYKLAGTVGFGSLYVISSDDSVNSLEDLKGKDVYNVGQGLTPDLIFKILLQNDGINPEKDLTLSYVNAASELAPLFIEGKAKYAVVPEPMLTKIMTKKPETKIVASLNEQWKKMSDSKMGYPQSSVIVKEDLAKNNSEAVQKILKEIDNSTKWANENKEEAGAFAEEVGITGKKEIIAKSLERANLNYVSALDSESEYIKYYDKIYSLEPKAIGGKKINEEIFLQK
- a CDS encoding DUF4250 domain-containing protein, with product MDIGNYREMDPYMLLSIINLKLRDYYSDIESLCDDLGIEKDIIGQRLKDCGYIYNRENNQFVAE